Proteins encoded within one genomic window of Desulfosalsimonas propionicica:
- the rpmD gene encoding 50S ribosomal protein L30 translates to MADLLKITLVRSYYGRPAKHRKILQGMGLTRMHKTVELVDTPAIRGMVGKVSHLVRVEGQ, encoded by the coding sequence GACTTACTCAAAATCACCCTTGTTCGAAGCTATTATGGCCGCCCTGCCAAGCATCGCAAAATTTTGCAGGGCATGGGGCTGACCCGGATGCACAAAACAGTGGAACTGGTTGATACTCCAGCGATTCGCGGCATGGTCGGCAAAGTTTCGCACCTGGTTCGCGTAGAGGGACAATAA
- the rplO gene encoding 50S ribosomal protein L15, whose amino-acid sequence MRLHELIPEKSSTKNRKRLGRGVASGTGKTGGRGTKGHNSRSGGGVRPGFEGGQMPLQRRLPKGGFLNPFRKDYSVVNVRDLGRFSEGSTIDREALISAGVINGKNKPVKLLGQGEISTAVNVRVAAASKSAREKIEAAGGKVEVA is encoded by the coding sequence ATGAGATTGCATGAACTCATACCGGAAAAAAGCAGCACGAAAAATCGGAAACGACTCGGCCGGGGAGTGGCCTCGGGTACGGGAAAAACCGGGGGCAGAGGCACCAAGGGCCACAACAGTCGTTCCGGTGGCGGTGTACGCCCTGGCTTTGAAGGCGGCCAGATGCCGCTTCAGCGGCGCCTGCCCAAGGGCGGATTTTTAAATCCGTTTAGAAAAGATTATTCCGTGGTCAATGTCCGGGATCTTGGACGCTTTTCCGAAGGGAGCACCATTGATCGCGAAGCTCTGATTTCAGCAGGCGTGATCAATGGGAAAAACAAACCCGTCAAACTGCTGGGGCAGGGGGAGATCAGCACTGCAGTCAATGTACGCGTGGCGGCTGCGAGCAAAAGTGCCAGAGAAAAGATCGAGGCGGCCGGCGGCAAAGTTGAGGTGGCATAA
- the secY gene encoding preprotein translocase subunit SecY — translation MAATGPGVQNIFKIPELKRRILFTLALLGVYRVGVHIPTPGVDGDSLAAFFAQHQNTIFGIFDMFSGGALERLSVFALGIMPYISASIIIQLLTVVIPHLEQLKKEGEQGKKKITQYTRYGTVALSLIQGFGISIGLENMTSPGNAPIVIEPGWSFRLMTMITLTAGTAFIMWLGEQISERGIGNGISLIIFAGIVARLPVAIGNTFRMMTTGEMGVFGVIILSILMVGVVAFIIFMEMGQRRIPVQYAKRVVGRRMYGGQSTHLPLKINTSGVIPPIFASSLIMFPSTLASFFSGVPWMETVSNALMPGSLIYELMFVAFIFFFCYFYTAIVFNPVDVAENMKKYGGYIPGIRPGKRTADYIDRVLTRITLGGALYVSAVCVLPSILMTKFNVPFYFGGTALLIVVGVSIDTVRQIESHLITRNYEGFMSPAGAKRKGR, via the coding sequence ATGGCTGCGACGGGTCCGGGCGTACAGAATATATTTAAGATACCGGAGCTCAAACGCCGGATTCTGTTTACCCTGGCCCTGCTGGGGGTTTACAGAGTCGGTGTGCATATTCCGACACCGGGCGTTGACGGAGATTCCCTGGCCGCTTTTTTCGCCCAGCATCAGAATACCATTTTCGGTATTTTTGATATGTTTTCCGGCGGGGCCCTTGAGCGTCTTTCGGTTTTTGCCCTGGGGATTATGCCCTACATCAGCGCCTCGATTATCATTCAGCTGCTCACTGTGGTGATTCCGCATTTGGAACAGCTGAAAAAAGAAGGCGAGCAGGGAAAGAAAAAAATAACCCAGTACACACGCTATGGTACGGTGGCGCTGAGTTTGATCCAGGGATTCGGCATCAGCATCGGGCTGGAGAACATGACCTCGCCCGGAAATGCGCCTATTGTCATTGAACCGGGCTGGTCTTTTCGTCTCATGACCATGATCACCCTGACCGCCGGAACCGCTTTTATCATGTGGCTCGGCGAGCAGATCAGTGAGCGCGGTATCGGAAACGGTATCTCTCTGATCATTTTTGCCGGAATTGTCGCGCGCCTTCCTGTTGCCATCGGCAACACGTTTCGCATGATGACCACCGGTGAAATGGGGGTTTTTGGCGTTATCATTCTTTCGATCCTCATGGTGGGGGTTGTGGCGTTTATCATTTTCATGGAAATGGGCCAGCGGCGCATTCCGGTGCAATACGCCAAGCGGGTGGTCGGTCGCCGGATGTACGGCGGGCAGAGTACGCATCTGCCGCTGAAAATCAACACATCCGGTGTGATTCCGCCTATTTTTGCATCGTCGCTGATCATGTTTCCCTCCACTCTGGCCAGTTTTTTCTCCGGCGTCCCGTGGATGGAGACTGTTTCCAATGCCCTGATGCCCGGTTCCCTGATTTATGAATTGATGTTTGTGGCCTTTATCTTCTTTTTCTGTTATTTTTACACCGCCATTGTCTTTAATCCTGTAGACGTGGCAGAGAACATGAAAAAGTACGGCGGCTACATACCCGGCATACGGCCGGGAAAGCGGACGGCCGATTATATTGACCGGGTTTTGACCCGCATCACCCTCGGAGGAGCCTTGTATGTGTCAGCTGTCTGCGTGCTGCCCTCGATTTTGATGACCAAGTTTAACGTCCCGTTTTATTTTGGCGGCACTGCGCTGCTGATTGTGGTTGGGGTTTCCATTGATACGGTCCGGCAGATCGAGTCGCACCTGATTACCAGGAATTACGAAGGATTTATGTCTCCGGCGGGCGCAAAGCGCAAGGGCCGGTAA
- the infA gene encoding translation initiation factor IF-1: protein MAKEEAIKVQGKVIETLPNAMFKVELENKHMILAHLSGKMRMHFIKILPGDNVTVELSPYDLSRGRITYRTK from the coding sequence ATGGCAAAAGAAGAAGCCATCAAGGTTCAGGGCAAGGTTATCGAAACCCTTCCCAATGCAATGTTTAAGGTGGAACTGGAGAATAAGCATATGATTCTTGCGCATCTGTCCGGTAAGATGCGGATGCATTTTATCAAGATTCTGCCCGGGGACAATGTGACTGTGGAGCTTTCCCCTTATGACCTGAGCCGGGGACGGATTACATACCGCACCAAGTAG
- the rpmJ gene encoding 50S ribosomal protein L36 — translation MKVRASVKKICRNCKIIKRRGTVRVICINKRHKQRQG, via the coding sequence ATGAAAGTCAGAGCATCTGTAAAAAAGATATGCCGTAATTGCAAGATTATCAAGCGCAGGGGTACGGTCCGGGTGATTTGTATCAACAAGCGGCACAAACAGCGGCAGGGATAA
- the rpsM gene encoding 30S ribosomal protein S13: MARIAGVDLPKNKQILIGLTYIYGIGYSTSREILSRLGIDETIKTDSLTDSDINQIRRIIDNDYKVEGELRTEISMNVKRLMDLGCYRGLRHRRGLPAHGQRTSTNARTRKGPRRAAVKKKGGVKKK; encoded by the coding sequence TTGGCACGTATTGCAGGAGTCGATTTACCGAAAAACAAACAGATACTCATCGGCCTGACCTACATTTACGGCATCGGCTACTCCACTTCCAGGGAGATTCTGTCCAGGCTCGGCATCGACGAGACCATCAAGACAGACAGCCTGACTGATTCGGACATAAACCAGATCCGCCGGATCATTGACAATGATTACAAGGTTGAAGGGGAGCTGCGCACTGAAATCTCCATGAACGTCAAGCGTCTCATGGATCTTGGCTGCTACCGGGGACTGCGGCATCGCAGGGGGCTTCCGGCACACGGCCAGCGGACCTCTACCAATGCGCGAACCCGAAAGGGCCCGCGCCGGGCTGCAGTGAAGAAAAAGGGCGGAGTCAAGAAAAAGTAA
- the rpsK gene encoding 30S ribosomal protein S11 — translation MAKRKAVRTKKKAKKNIASGVVHIHSTFNNTLVTITDPGGNVISWSSAGINGFKGSRKSTPFAAQQASEDAAKKAMEHGMKNVEVYVKGPGPGRESALKALQATGLNVALIKDVTPVPHNGCKPPKRRRV, via the coding sequence ATGGCGAAACGAAAAGCAGTACGCACGAAAAAAAAGGCCAAAAAAAATATTGCAAGCGGTGTCGTGCATATCCATTCCACCTTTAACAATACCCTTGTGACAATAACCGATCCCGGGGGCAATGTGATTTCCTGGTCGAGTGCCGGGATCAACGGCTTTAAGGGCTCGCGGAAAAGCACACCGTTTGCCGCCCAGCAGGCTTCTGAGGATGCGGCCAAAAAGGCCATGGAACACGGCATGAAAAACGTCGAGGTCTACGTAAAAGGCCCCGGGCCCGGCCGGGAATCGGCTCTTAAGGCATTGCAGGCCACTGGTCTGAATGTGGCCCTGATCAAGGACGTCACGCCGGTGCCGCACAATGGCTGTAAACCGCCCAAGCGTCGCAGGGTTTAA
- the rpsD gene encoding 30S ribosomal protein S4 — protein MSRYRGSVCRICRRENLKLYFKGDRCYSDKCAFDRRSYPPGQHGQRRGGKISDYGLQLREKQKVKRAYGLSEKQFRLFFERSEQKKGVTGTNLLVMLECRLDNVVYRLGFASSRVQGRQLVKHSHFLINGRKVNIPSYQVKPGDVVEIREKSRNVAAINEAIESMVRRGMPQWLELDKEALKGSVKTLPVRDDITMPIQENQIIEFYSK, from the coding sequence TTGTCACGATATCGTGGATCTGTATGTCGGATATGCCGCCGGGAGAACTTGAAGCTTTATTTCAAGGGTGATCGGTGTTATTCGGATAAATGCGCCTTTGACCGGCGCAGTTATCCACCGGGACAGCATGGCCAGCGGCGCGGGGGAAAAATCTCCGACTATGGACTTCAGCTTCGGGAAAAACAAAAAGTCAAGCGGGCTTACGGCTTGTCGGAAAAACAGTTCCGGCTGTTTTTTGAGCGCTCCGAGCAGAAAAAAGGGGTTACCGGAACCAATCTGCTGGTGATGCTTGAATGCCGGCTGGACAACGTCGTTTATCGTTTGGGTTTTGCCAGTTCCCGGGTCCAGGGCCGTCAGCTGGTCAAGCACAGTCATTTCCTCATAAACGGCCGGAAGGTCAATATTCCTTCTTACCAGGTAAAACCCGGAGATGTGGTTGAAATCCGGGAAAAGAGCCGCAATGTGGCAGCTATCAACGAGGCCATCGAATCCATGGTGCGCCGGGGTATGCCCCAGTGGCTGGAACTGGATAAGGAGGCGTTGAAAGGCAGCGTGAAAACCTTGCCGGTTCGCGACGATATCACCATGCCGATCCAGGAAAATCAGATTATTGAGTTTTACTCCAAGTAA
- a CDS encoding DNA-directed RNA polymerase subunit alpha, giving the protein MPLNELTYMNWRDMIRPGRVEIDQQTATYGKFVWEPLERGFGITIGNSLRRIILSSLYGAAITSVKIEGVMHEYSAVPGVLEDVSEIMLNLKKVRVKTDDAEPRTMTVEAQGERTVTAADIVSGDGRVEVLNPAQHIATLTSEGNLQMTLTVQAGKSYSLAEANRDQEAPVGTLPIDAIFSPIYRVNYLVGNARVGQRTDYDKLTMEIWTDGSVKPMDAIAYAAKILKEQMHSFINFDEDQEPAPPDESQEESTPQFNPNLYLDVDELELSVRSANCLRNANIRKIYQLVQKTENEMLKTKNFGRKSLNEIKELLSEMGLSLGMKLEGFVPPDDDQDQKEE; this is encoded by the coding sequence ATGCCCTTGAACGAATTGACATATATGAACTGGCGGGACATGATCCGGCCCGGCAGGGTTGAGATCGACCAGCAGACAGCCACCTATGGCAAGTTTGTCTGGGAGCCGCTGGAGAGGGGATTTGGCATCACCATCGGCAACTCCCTGAGGCGGATCATACTTTCGTCACTTTACGGCGCTGCTATCACTTCGGTCAAGATCGAAGGGGTGATGCACGAATACAGCGCTGTTCCAGGGGTTTTGGAAGATGTCTCGGAAATCATGCTAAACCTCAAAAAGGTTCGGGTGAAAACCGATGATGCCGAACCCAGGACCATGACAGTGGAAGCCCAGGGCGAGCGGACCGTTACGGCCGCCGATATCGTCAGCGGAGACGGCCGGGTTGAAGTATTGAATCCGGCACAACATATCGCCACGCTGACCTCTGAAGGCAACCTGCAGATGACACTGACGGTACAGGCCGGCAAGAGCTATTCCCTGGCCGAGGCCAACCGGGACCAGGAGGCACCTGTTGGCACATTGCCCATTGATGCGATCTTTTCACCCATTTACCGGGTCAATTACCTGGTGGGCAACGCCCGGGTGGGACAGCGGACCGATTATGACAAGCTGACAATGGAAATCTGGACCGACGGATCGGTCAAGCCCATGGATGCCATTGCCTATGCGGCCAAGATCTTAAAAGAGCAAATGCATTCATTCATCAACTTTGATGAAGATCAGGAACCTGCGCCTCCGGATGAATCCCAGGAGGAATCCACGCCGCAGTTCAACCCGAACCTGTACCTGGATGTGGATGAGCTGGAGCTTTCCGTTAGAAGCGCCAATTGCCTGAGAAATGCCAATATCCGGAAAATTTACCAATTGGTCCAGAAGACCGAAAATGAGATGCTGAAAACCAAAAATTTCGGCCGCAAATCCCTAAACGAGATTAAGGAATTGTTGTCCGAGATGGGGCTGTCGCTGGGTATGAAACTGGAAGGATTTGTGCCCCCGGACGATGACCAGGATCAGAAAGAGGAATAA
- the rplQ gene encoding 50S ribosomal protein L17, with amino-acid sequence MRHKKSGVKLNRTSSHRQAMFRNMVTSLLKHDRIKTTDAKAKELRRWADHIITLAKRGDLHARRQALSIVREKAVVHQIFADAPKRFGDINGGYTRVVKLGCRPGDAAPVSMVELTGEKPEAASS; translated from the coding sequence ATGCGACACAAAAAAAGCGGAGTCAAATTAAATCGCACCAGCAGCCATCGCCAGGCCATGTTTCGCAACATGGTCACCTCCCTGCTCAAGCACGACCGGATTAAAACCACGGATGCAAAGGCCAAGGAGCTTCGCCGCTGGGCGGACCATATCATCACCCTTGCCAAGCGGGGAGATTTGCATGCCAGGCGCCAGGCCCTTTCCATCGTAAGGGAAAAGGCCGTGGTACACCAAATTTTTGCCGATGCACCCAAGCGTTTCGGCGACATCAACGGCGGTTACACCCGGGTGGTGAAACTCGGCTGCCGGCCCGGCGATGCGGCACCGGTCTCGATGGTGGAACTTACCGGTGAAAAGCCTGAGGCAGCTTCCTCCTAA
- a CDS encoding DNA internalization-related competence protein ComEC/Rec2: protein MAGRELQDGHFYRLPLIPLLFAFMAGLIAGRLSDLPFLFTGAWVAAAAAGFDLTRRVICHKPALFCPLLLFFALGVISIAAWQTPFFPPPETKPLFDSGYMKICGTITGPPRMEAFRTRCVLDQLEISGKKSALYQPAGRIQAAFYGKTPKLSPGDRVRFRSLIRPFHNFNNPGGFDYRQYMADQNIWAAVYTSGKRVKEAPPSAQKPGFQNQIHRLRIRLDKTVSSIGADDAGAVLSALVVGKRHRISPELQKSFNRAGVSHLLAISGLHMGIISVCAFMVFKWMISRFRIFLYTGLAFKLAAMLTLVPVICYAMLSGFSPSTQRAVVMIAIFLTAIARAAPYHRVNTLAVAAFVICTIHPPSIFSVSFQLSFAAVSAIFYGIYLFFKPGGGPEKKSLRVIGRIKNFMLISVFAIAGTLPLVMHHFQQATFLGVIANLILVPWIGFMVVPLGLAGAMIFPVSGTLAVWLLACAHWLLGPAISLIKMMSDSPVGAFETFSPTVPEVICAYGLLAGLGLIWRGKTTGIRKFAAIGLVPVFLVSAADAGYWMHKRLWHSDLRVTVLDVGQGHASLVEFPKGYTMLIDGGGFSDNSLFDVGARILAPYLRQRKIGTIDTVVLSHPDSDHLNGLLYILNHFQVHEIISTHIRADTSGYKKFQEIINKKQIPHPRLDHVNAARKINGARFEILFPHPDAEIACAPCSGANNCALVVRIRYHDKAILFPGDIEACAEGLVVQQAGEKAEADILIAPHHGSKTSSTSGFLDVVDPKTIIIPVREGRYQMPSQSVLDRYKKRNIKILRTDRQGAARIRIHEGTLEIRTKQKPRFNQMLNRGHNY from the coding sequence ATGGCAGGACGGGAGTTACAAGACGGTCATTTCTACCGCCTGCCCCTGATCCCCCTGCTGTTTGCCTTCATGGCCGGCCTGATCGCCGGCCGTCTGTCTGACCTGCCCTTTTTGTTCACCGGGGCCTGGGTTGCTGCTGCTGCAGCCGGATTTGACCTGACCCGGCGGGTGATTTGTCACAAGCCAGCACTTTTTTGCCCGCTCTTACTGTTTTTCGCCCTTGGCGTGATCTCCATTGCCGCCTGGCAAACTCCTTTCTTTCCCCCGCCTGAAACAAAGCCCCTTTTTGATTCAGGCTACATGAAAATTTGCGGCACAATTACCGGCCCGCCACGCATGGAGGCCTTCCGCACCCGGTGCGTACTGGATCAATTGGAAATCTCCGGTAAAAAAAGCGCGCTTTACCAACCTGCCGGCCGCATTCAGGCCGCCTTCTACGGAAAAACCCCGAAGTTATCTCCCGGTGATCGTGTCCGGTTCCGGTCCTTAATTCGCCCGTTTCACAATTTCAACAATCCCGGCGGATTTGACTACAGGCAGTACATGGCTGACCAAAATATCTGGGCGGCAGTGTACACAAGCGGAAAACGGGTGAAAGAAGCGCCGCCATCCGCACAAAAACCCGGTTTTCAAAATCAAATACACCGGTTGCGAATCCGGCTGGATAAAACGGTTTCAAGCATAGGCGCCGATGATGCCGGGGCCGTGCTCTCTGCCCTTGTAGTGGGCAAACGCCACAGGATTTCCCCTGAATTGCAAAAATCCTTTAACCGGGCGGGAGTCAGTCACCTGCTGGCCATATCCGGGCTCCATATGGGGATCATTTCCGTGTGTGCATTCATGGTGTTTAAATGGATGATCAGTCGTTTCCGGATTTTTCTTTACACCGGCCTGGCCTTCAAGCTTGCCGCAATGCTGACGCTGGTGCCGGTGATCTGCTATGCAATGCTTTCAGGATTTTCACCATCCACCCAGCGGGCTGTTGTCATGATTGCGATCTTTCTTACGGCCATCGCCCGGGCCGCGCCTTACCACCGCGTCAACACCCTTGCAGTGGCTGCTTTTGTCATCTGCACAATTCACCCGCCCAGCATTTTTTCCGTTTCCTTCCAGCTTTCCTTTGCCGCTGTATCCGCCATTTTTTACGGAATTTACCTGTTTTTCAAACCCGGGGGAGGCCCTGAAAAAAAAAGTCTCCGAGTTATTGGCCGGATCAAGAATTTTATGCTGATCTCGGTTTTCGCCATTGCCGGCACTCTGCCCCTTGTGATGCATCATTTTCAACAGGCTACATTTTTGGGAGTGATTGCCAATCTGATCCTGGTGCCATGGATCGGATTCATGGTGGTGCCCCTGGGCCTGGCCGGCGCAATGATTTTTCCGGTTTCCGGCACCCTGGCCGTGTGGTTGCTGGCTTGCGCCCACTGGCTTCTGGGTCCGGCTATATCATTGATAAAAATGATGTCAGATTCTCCGGTGGGCGCCTTTGAGACATTTTCCCCGACAGTGCCGGAAGTGATCTGCGCATACGGACTGCTCGCCGGATTGGGGCTGATATGGCGGGGAAAAACCACGGGAATCCGTAAATTCGCGGCTATCGGACTTGTCCCGGTTTTTCTGGTTTCTGCCGCAGATGCCGGATACTGGATGCACAAACGACTTTGGCATTCGGATCTGCGGGTCACAGTGCTGGATGTGGGCCAGGGTCATGCCTCGCTGGTGGAATTTCCAAAGGGTTATACCATGCTCATTGACGGGGGCGGGTTTTCAGACAATTCCTTGTTTGACGTAGGCGCCCGTATTCTGGCGCCCTATCTGCGGCAGCGCAAAATCGGAACCATTGATACGGTGGTATTGTCCCACCCGGATTCAGACCACTTAAACGGACTGCTCTATATATTAAACCATTTTCAAGTCCATGAAATCATCAGCACCCACATCCGTGCGGATACCAGCGGATACAAAAAATTTCAGGAAATTATAAACAAAAAACAAATTCCCCATCCGCGCCTGGATCATGTCAATGCCGCCAGAAAAATCAACGGAGCACGATTTGAAATCCTTTTCCCGCACCCTGATGCCGAAATTGCATGTGCGCCTTGCAGCGGCGCCAACAACTGCGCCCTGGTGGTACGCATAAGATACCATGACAAAGCCATACTGTTTCCCGGCGACATAGAGGCCTGCGCAGAAGGCCTGGTCGTCCAGCAAGCCGGGGAAAAGGCAGAGGCCGATATATTGATCGCCCCTCATCACGGCAGCAAAACATCTTCAACATCCGGGTTCCTCGATGTCGTGGATCCGAAAACCATTATTATACCCGTAAGGGAGGGACGGTATCAAATGCCGTCGCAATCAGTACTGGATCGGTATAAAAAGCGCAATATAAAGATTTTGCGAACAGACAGGCAAGGGGCCGCCAGGATCCGGATTCATGAAGGGACACTGGAAATCCGGACAAAACAAAAGCCCCGGTTTAACCAAATGTTAAACCGGGGCCACAATTATTGA
- the murA gene encoding UDP-N-acetylglucosamine 1-carboxyvinyltransferase, which translates to MDEIVIQGGQRLDGEVRISGAKNAALPMLAASLLTGGRFCYTNIPDLKDIESIRQLLCTIGAQITESPDGLIVDTTGLNDVEAPYELVRKMRASVLVLGPLLARLGRARVSLPGGCAIGARPINMHLEGFSRLGARITLEHGYVQAEAESLTGNEIFFDVPTVTGTENLMMAAVLAKGTTVLRNAAKEPEVTALADMLNAMGARVSGAATSTITIEGVDRLYPATVRVIPDRIETGTYMVAAALTGGCIRILNADASHLKAVIAKLRKTGTEVDTSDGAVMVTGRRPVTSVDIKTLPYPGFPTDMQAQFMVLMCIANGLSMISETIFENRFIHVLELQRMGADIQVSGNHAMVRGAARLSGAQVMASDLRASACLVLAGLVAEGTTRISRVYHLDRGYAALEDKFRSLGADIKRVRPKPKTADGPGTEPASGRTEPRN; encoded by the coding sequence TTGGATGAAATCGTAATCCAGGGAGGACAGCGTCTGGATGGAGAGGTCCGCATCAGCGGGGCCAAAAACGCCGCGCTTCCCATGCTTGCCGCTTCCCTTCTGACCGGCGGCCGGTTCTGTTATACCAATATCCCGGATTTAAAAGACATTGAAAGCATCCGCCAGCTGCTTTGCACCATTGGCGCGCAAATCACCGAAAGCCCGGACGGGCTGATAGTGGATACCACCGGCCTCAATGATGTGGAGGCCCCCTACGAACTGGTGCGCAAGATGCGCGCCTCGGTGCTGGTGCTCGGCCCTCTGCTGGCAAGGCTTGGACGGGCGCGGGTATCCCTTCCCGGGGGATGTGCCATCGGCGCAAGACCCATCAATATGCACCTGGAGGGCTTTTCCCGGCTCGGCGCCCGCATTACCCTGGAACACGGCTATGTACAGGCCGAAGCCGAATCTTTGACTGGCAATGAGATTTTTTTTGACGTGCCCACTGTTACCGGCACTGAAAATCTCATGATGGCTGCTGTGCTGGCAAAGGGAACAACGGTTCTGCGAAACGCTGCAAAGGAACCCGAGGTCACTGCCCTGGCAGACATGTTAAATGCCATGGGCGCCCGGGTATCGGGCGCAGCCACCTCCACCATTACCATTGAAGGCGTGGACAGGCTTTATCCGGCCACGGTCCGTGTGATTCCCGACCGGATAGAGACGGGCACCTATATGGTAGCAGCCGCCCTGACAGGCGGCTGCATCCGGATTTTAAACGCCGATGCATCCCATCTGAAAGCCGTGATTGCCAAGCTCAGAAAAACAGGGACAGAGGTGGACACCAGCGACGGGGCTGTCATGGTAACTGGACGCCGCCCTGTTACCAGTGTTGATATCAAAACCCTGCCCTATCCCGGCTTTCCAACGGACATGCAGGCCCAGTTCATGGTGCTGATGTGCATTGCCAACGGCCTGAGCATGATTTCGGAAACCATCTTTGAGAACCGTTTCATCCACGTTCTGGAACTCCAGCGAATGGGCGCCGATATCCAGGTATCCGGCAATCATGCCATGGTCCGCGGCGCTGCCCGCCTGTCCGGGGCCCAGGTGATGGCCTCTGATTTGCGCGCAAGTGCCTGCCTGGTTCTTGCCGGACTGGTGGCCGAAGGCACCACCCGCATCAGCCGGGTTTATCATCTGGACCGGGGCTATGCTGCCCTTGAGGACAAATTCCGAAGCCTCGGGGCAGACATTAAACGGGTCCGGCCAAAGCCAAAAACCGCAGATGGCCCCGGCACGGAGCCGGCATCCGGCCGCACAGAACCGAGAAATTAG
- the qrcD gene encoding menaquinone reductase integral membrane subunit QrcD has protein sequence MTTPAIPEGVKRCPTRQFTLWLAVVGAVLLWGVYAMFLIWYKGLNQTGMNDAYGFALWIWADLAVIALGGGAFFTGFLTYIIGKKELKSIINYAVIIGFICYSSALLILALDIGQPLRGWFIFWHANVHSMLTEVAFCLSCYFAVLTIEFIPLVLENPKLDRIPFLHHLSHNLHEVMAVFAATGVFLSFFHQGSLGGVAGVLYGRPFAFREGLLIWPWTFFLFTWSAAAVGPCFTMLITWLTEKITQKKLVRPEAFQLLAKISGWMLLTYMIAKIADTWYWAAVTAPSKGFSLMDFYSNNPVYGIWILIAELVICGIVPALILITRKGRENKKLLVTAAILAVLGVCINRWVMVLQVMAAPLLPFHDWYMYMPTWQEVATTILPVAYGAILISLAHRYLPVFPHEKELNPGQ, from the coding sequence ATGACGACACCAGCGATTCCCGAAGGTGTGAAACGATGTCCCACCAGACAATTTACACTGTGGCTGGCAGTAGTCGGCGCCGTGCTTTTGTGGGGCGTCTATGCCATGTTTCTGATATGGTACAAGGGACTGAATCAGACCGGTATGAATGACGCCTATGGTTTTGCCCTGTGGATCTGGGCGGACCTGGCGGTAATCGCCCTGGGCGGCGGTGCCTTTTTTACCGGTTTTCTGACCTATATCATCGGCAAAAAGGAACTCAAGAGCATCATCAATTATGCCGTGATTATCGGTTTTATCTGCTACAGTTCGGCGCTGCTGATCCTGGCCCTCGACATTGGCCAACCCCTGCGGGGATGGTTTATCTTCTGGCATGCCAATGTGCATTCCATGCTCACTGAAGTGGCTTTCTGCCTGTCGTGCTATTTTGCCGTACTCACCATCGAGTTTATCCCCCTGGTGCTGGAAAATCCCAAGCTTGACCGGATTCCGTTTCTCCATCACTTAAGCCATAACCTGCATGAAGTCATGGCCGTGTTTGCCGCCACAGGCGTGTTTCTGTCCTTTTTTCACCAGGGTTCTCTTGGCGGCGTGGCCGGCGTTCTTTACGGCCGTCCTTTTGCCTTTCGTGAAGGCCTGCTGATCTGGCCGTGGACATTTTTCCTGTTTACCTGGTCGGCTGCAGCCGTCGGCCCCTGCTTTACAATGCTGATCACATGGCTGACCGAAAAAATCACCCAAAAGAAACTGGTCCGGCCAGAGGCCTTTCAGCTCCTGGCCAAGATCTCGGGATGGATGCTTCTGACCTACATGATTGCCAAGATCGCTGATACCTGGTACTGGGCGGCTGTGACAGCCCCCTCCAAGGGCTTTTCCCTCATGGATTTTTACTCCAACAACCCGGTATACGGCATCTGGATTCTCATTGCTGAACTGGTCATCTGCGGCATTGTGCCGGCCCTGATTTTAATCACCCGCAAGGGCCGGGAAAACAAAAAGTTGCTGGTGACTGCCGCCATATTGGCAGTGCTGGGCGTCTGCATCAACCGTTGGGTTATGGTGCTGCAGGTCATGGCCGCACCGCTTCTGCCCTTCCACGACTGGTACATGTACATGCCCACCTGGCAGGAAGTGGCCACGACCATCCTGCCCGTTGCATACGGGGCTATCCTGATTTCCCTGGCACACCGGTATCTGCCGGTGTTTCCCCACGAAAAAGAACTCAACCCGGGCCAATAG